Genomic window (Culex pipiens pallens isolate TS chromosome 3, TS_CPP_V2, whole genome shotgun sequence):
CTGCCGGCGAACCTGCAGGACCTGCAAATCCCTTCGATGGACGAGATCGAGAATGCCGTCAAGGAAAAGTGCATAAAGGCCGGCGGAACCGAGGAGTCGTACGAGCAGGCCAAGCAGGGCGCCCGGGATTTGGCGAATTGCGTCAAGGGATTGGTCGACATCGACCAGTTCCGGCAGGAGGTCGAAGATGCCAAACCAACGGGAGATCTGGACACCGTCTTCAACAAGTACTGCCGCAAGCGGAATACCTTGCTCGAGTGCGTGAATACTTTCTCGAATGCGATCGATCCGTGCCTGGACGACGAGGAGGAACAGCACAAGAGCTACGGCCTGGACGTGTTTAAGAATCTGCTGAACTTTGTGTGCCACAAGGACGGTGACCAGATTGCGCGTAAGGACGAACCTCTAACTGTTTTGAAAGTCCACAAATTAGTCACGACCACTTTCCGCCCACAGTCTTCATCGCCGAGAAGGGACCGGAATGCTTCACCGAGCAGAAGGACGACCTCATCCGGTGCGTGAACAGCACCTTCTCCGGCTACATCAAGGACGTCGATGTGTCCACCGTGTCGGCTGCAACGATCCCGAAGCTGGTCATCGGGCCGAAACAGTGCGAGTGAGTTTTTCGAGTTGAACTTCCCGTCTCAAGCCGAGTTTCTAAATGATGACGTTTCTTCGACAGAGACTTTACCAAGCTGCAGAATTGCCTGGTGACCGAGCTGGAACAGTGCGAGGAGTCTACGCCGGCGAATCTCGTCGAGTCGCTGTTCAGATTTATCCGGAAGGGATCGCCGTGCGATCCGAAGGTAATGGAAAAGTGGAATTATTGAGCGAATAGTGGAGCTTAACTGTTTTCTTATTTACAGGGTAAGGCTGGTCGCAGATAATGCCATTGAAGAAAATTCCTAAAACTAAGCATTCTTCAGATGAATAATAAACTACGTTTTGTGAAATGAAAGTATGagcattatttttaattgtagtTTTGCAGCGGGTAgcgaaaatgtgatttttttcagaacagGTGGTCCATTCATTCAACGATGCTTTACTTAGTGGGATAAGTGTGACGAGtactaaaaaactaattttgcatcgagttgaaattttttatttgtagtttcgaaaatcattttttttttgcaattccatcgtgaaactacttacttttcctgtcattcttgaacgacgaaatagcctacttttctgtacgaaaaataacagaatcgaatagcaacacttttcaaaataaatgctgaaaagttctacttttcagcactgaaatgagtgctgaaaagttgaacttatcagcacttgtttcgaaaagtaacacttttcaacatttttttgatttaaacgatttattgacaaaatacatgaaaatttgacttaaaatttcactcaatgggtgtttttcggaattgcaaaaaatgttgtatggaactcgttgcaaa
Coding sequences:
- the LOC120417836 gene encoding 27 kDa hemolymph protein-like yields the protein MTGRLLSLLIVAAVAPLFVQADDTNKIDVDKLREHLPANLQDLQIPSMDEIENAVKEKCIKAGGTEESYEQAKQGARDLANCVKGLVDIDQFRQEVEDAKPTGDLDTVFNKYCRKRNTLLECVNTFSNAIDPCLDDEEEQHKSYGLDVFKNLLNFVCHKDGDQIALFIAEKGPECFTEQKDDLIRCVNSTFSGYIKDVDVSTVSAATIPKLVIGPKQCEDFTKLQNCLVTELEQCEESTPANLVESLFRFIRKGSPCDPKGKAGRR